In Williamwhitmania sp., the genomic window CAGCTATTTACCCCTCGCAAAAAGAGGCGCCCCACCAAACCCTCCAGAGCATCAAAGGAAAAACGTCTTGATAAGAAAAAAGTACAATCGTTAAAAAAAGTTCTTCGTCGCAAAAACGACTTCTAAACCAATAGGTTCAAAGTGGAAAACATCCAACCTGATATAAAGATACTAACAGAGCTAACAACCATGCCCATGCCCTTTGGCAAGTATAAGGGCAGGTTGATTTGCGACCTGCCGGAGGGTTACCTTGTGTGGTTTAAGCAGAAGGGATTTCCTCAAGGACGATTGGGTGTTTTGATTGAAACGGCCTACGAAATTCAACTTAACGGGTTAGAATTCTTGCTCAAGCCATTGAGGAAAAAGAGGCAGTGAAGAGATTAGGCTAATAGGCTGTTAGGATTATTAGGAAACGGGCACCTTCGTTAGTTGAGCGACTTCGGTATTCCGACTGTTCTATT contains:
- a CDS encoding DUF3820 family protein, which produces MENIQPDIKILTELTTMPMPFGKYKGRLICDLPEGYLVWFKQKGFPQGRLGVLIETAYEIQLNGLEFLLKPLRKKRQ